The nucleotide sequence GATCGGAACAGACCCAGCTTTGATGGAATTTTATATTACTACCAGTCAGGAGGTAAAGTTAGACGACCAGCTAACGTTCCTCTTGATGTGTTTGCAGATGAAATTCTGTTCTATGAGCTTGGAAACGAGGCCATGGAGCAGTTCAGAGAAGATGAAGGATTCTTAAAGGACGTTGAGATTCCTCTTCCTAGTAATGATGTGTACAGACAATTCTGGCTGCTGTTTGAGTACCCAGAGAGCTCCAATGCAGCACGAGGTGTAGCACTGGTGTCCGTCCTTGTCATTGTCAtatccattattattttctgCATGGAAACACTACCAGAATTCAGAGATGAGACCGACCCAGTTGTGCCCACAGCAGTACAACCTTTTAACCAATCGCGAGGTTCTGTGAGTCCACCTGGTGTGAAGCCCACAACTTTCTCTGATCCTTTCTTCATCATTGAAACTGCCTGCATTGGTTGGTTTTTCTTTGAGCTGTGTGTGCGATTTGTGGTCTGCCCTAgcaaaagagagtttttccacAACCTCATGAACATTATCGACATCATATCTATCATCCCCTATTTTGTCACTGTGATTACAGAATTGGCCACAACTCCAACAGAAAGCTCAGGGCAGAACATGTCTTTGGCCATTCTGCGTATCATCCGCTTGGTGCGGGTGTTTCGTATATTCAAACTATCTCGTCACTCTAAAGGGCTCCAGATCCTGGGACAGACTCTGAAGGCCAGCATGCGTGAGCTTGGGTTGCTCATCTTTTTCCTCTTTATTGGAGTTATCCTTTTCTCCAGCGCTATCTACTTTGCTGAGGTAGATGAGCCAAATACAGTGTTTGTCAGCATACCTGATGGCTTCTGGTGGGCTGTTGTTACCATGACCACTGTAGGCTACGGAGACATGTGTCCCATTACCGTGGGGGGTAAGATGGTGGGCACCTTGTGTGCCATTGCAGGTGTGCTGACTATTGCCTTGCCTGTTCCCGTCATTGTTTCCAACTTCAACTATTTCTACCATAGAGAGGCAGAAGCAGAGGACAAGTTGCCCTTGGCTGATGCTGTTGAGAAAGCCATAAAGGATACCACACAGGGCAGTAACACCTCACTCAATAAAGCCAACGGGATCTGGCAGAGTGACAAAGGGAATTGATGTCAGAAGAACACTGTTCAATAGGAGGTGAAACTTTGCCACTAAGCAGTAAATATTAAAGATCAAATTAAATAGTCACTGTTAAGAGTGGCCAGTTGGATTCATTAGATCTGCACTGCACCttgtgaaaaatgtgttttataattATAAACTGGTTGTACCACATTTACCTCTTTTTGTCCAATATGGAAATGACATTTTGAAAATGAGTTCCCCATGTTAATGTTCCATGTTTAGGAATTCATGTTGTTATATTTCATGGTAGGAGTTTAGGTTGCACAGACCCGAGAAACCTTCTTCATTCTCGTGTATGTTTAACAGATCCTTTTAAGGGAAACCTTGGTCTTCTGTTCATTGCATTGGCCAGTAAGCCTAATGTTTACAACATTGTGCCCATTAAGTTCACTGTTGTGGTTTTGTCCTCGAGGATGTTTAACACAGCTTTCCAACAGCATTTTAATGGCCCATAAAGTCTTAAACCATTTAAAGTTCATCTGAAGTAAAGAAAATTCTTAACTGTCACCttgttaatatattttattaatctcTAATAATTCAACATTTCATCCCATTGGAATAAATTCTGTCCTGCTCAAAAACTGATACTTTTTCAGATACGCTGATTGTAGATAGGCGGGCAACTCACCCTGTGTTTATGCAGCACACATAATATTTTACAGTATCTGCAATGCCTCACTTGGCCCACTTTTCATCTCACTGCTTAACTGAAATCTTCTATATTTTCCGATTAAAATTGCAACTCTGCAAAACTGATTGAATTGCTGGCCAGTTCTGAACAAACAAAGGTCATTCCTTTCCTCTAAGTGTCTTCAAAGACTAATTTGTGTTGTGCTTATTGTCTAGATTAGAGCcatcacatatttatttatttatttatttacacaaaaAGTGAATCATAATTGTGAAGTATTCATTCATTCTCACTGGGTTGACCAAGTAAGGATTCTCCACAACTCACAGTCAGACTGATTCCACTTCatatagttgttgtttttatttattgtattgtaATGGAGTGCCTTAAATCATGCAATGTTGGGATACTGTTGAATATGCCATATATAATCCCACTGTAATACCTAAGTCTGTCATACATATATGCTCAGTATTTTTGATTTCATACTTGACTGGTATTATAAAGGTTATAACCATTTTGTCCCTttcatgcatttgtgtgttatttcgaaaaaaacaaaaacaaaaggggTTTCAACATAATATTCTGGATCAGAATGAATTTTGAAAGAAGTTATGCAAAGTGTAATGGATCCACTTTATTTATGGGGTCACATCAGTTCTCCCAAATTTGGatttcatcctttttttttcttttattcactaTCTTATTGTAGACAAAGAAATTTCAGTTATAGATAATTCCTCTCTATGTCAAAGAAAATATGAATGAGAGATGAAAGAAGTCAAAGATAATTGCTTATGAAGGTAAATAAAGGGAACTGTTATCCCATAACTCAAAAACTGTGCTTTTGCAACATAATATAGAGGTGGTTCTTTGAAAAGtggtttataaaaataaattctgGAAAGAAAATTTGATGTTAATCTGGATCCAAGGATATGATTTTTATCTCAAATTACATAACATCCAACTTTGGACACACTTTAGAGTGTGGTGGTTGAGCATATGATGAAAATGAGATTATACGGTGGCAAGAAAAAGTGAACCCATTGGAATTACTTGGTTTTCTACATAATGTGATCTTTGAAGGTTTTTACACAGTTATCTTATTACTAAACTGTACTCATGAATATCAGGTTCTTTACTGGGTTTTAATTTGGCTTTGCTTAGATGTAGATTTACTTGTTCCCTTGTTTCACCCAGGTTCAATTTTATCAGGTTGGAGAACTATCCTGGCAACATAGGATACTTTCATTAATTACAAATTGATGATGATTGGCTTATAATAGGCATACAGACACAGAAGTAGCCTCACATTATTGACAGTAAGTGTCAGTAATGTCAGTATTTTACCTTTCGGATGAATTTTGAATGTTTATATGTAGCTTGCGGTACATGCCAATTTTACAAAAAATTTGCACCTTAGATGGATCTTTGCTGGATTAGGCACCACTTGCACAGGCTAGAGACAGGTCAGCAACAATCTGGTAACCACTCAATCGAAATCACTGGGGAAAAATGTGTACTCTCCAACCATCTGGCAAGTGGAAGTTGTTGGCTATCATTGTGAAATCAATTCCTAAAGCCCAAGTCACGCAGGCCTAGACTGGTCATTGACCTCCCTGGCAACCACAGAATACTGGGAAAAAATGTTGCCCCTTGCACCAATTGCTCTCTAGGCCTGTATGACTGAGACACACGTGTTTGCTAATTTTATAAGCATAAGGGTTCAAAATACATAACATCCAACTTTGGACACACTTTAGAGTGTGGTGGTTGAGCATATGATGAAAATGAGATTATACGGTGGCAAGAAAAAGTGAACCCATTGGAATTACTTGGTTTTCTACACAATGTGATCTTTGAAGGTTTTTACACAGTTATCTTATTACTAAACTGTACTCATGAATATCAGGTTCTTTACTGGGTTTTAATTTGGCTTTGCTTAGATGTAGATTTACTTGTTATCTTGTTTCACCCAGGTTCAATTTTATCAGGTTGGAGAACTATCCTGGCAACATAGGATACTTTCATTAATTACAAATTGATGATGATTGGCTTATAATAGGCATACAGACACAGAAGTAGCCTCACATTATTGACAGTAAATGTCAGTAATGTCAGTATTTTACCTTTAGGATGAATTTTGAATGTTTATATGTAGCTTGCTGTACATGCCAATTTTACAAAAACGTTGCACCTTAGATGGATCTTTGCTGGATTAGGCACCACTTGTACAGGCTAGAGACAGGTCAGCAACAATCTGGTAACCACTCAATCGAAATCACTGGGGAAAAATGTGTACTCTCCAACCATCTGGCAAGTGGAAGTTGTTGGCTATCATTGTGAAATCAATTCCTAAAGCCCAAGTCACGCAGGCCTAGACTGGTCATTGACCTCCCTGGCAACCACAGAATAATGAGAAAAAATGTTGCCCCTTGCACCAATTGCTCTCTAGGCCTGTATGACTGAGACCCACGTGTTTGCTAATTTTATAAGCATAAGGGTTCACATTTTACATCACATTGTAtagcagtaataataataataataatagtggaAAGATAACCTGAAGATCTACCCATATTATAATTTCACGTAAAACGTAaattcacttctttttcttgtcaCAACGTGTATACTTTTTGTGTGCTTGACAATCAGCTTtgcataataatgataatacagTGGAGCCCCGACTTACGAAATTAATTCGTTCCCGAGGGTCTTTCGTAAGTCGAAAATTTTTGGAAGTCGAAGCACCCATGGCGCCTTTTGAGTGAACGATAGGCTATAGGCTAATTGCTAACGGCAACAACAATACGTCGTTCAAGTGGAACAGCGAAGCGCAAGTACGAAAGCCAAGGGGTTGTCACATGATTCTGAAGGCATTCtgggctcagccaatcagagccagcgGGTTTCGTTACGCGGGCATTTTGCCGTAACACGGGCAGAAATATTGCCGTTAAGTGCcttcgtaacttgaatttttcgttaaatggggtattcgtaagtcggggttccactgtactaATGGTTTGATGCCCATTTTTGTTGATATAGGTAATCACTTGTTCAGCTGGTAAACTGTCCTTAAATGATAGCAGCATACTCATGAAAACAATAAACCAGAGTTTATTTCATTAAGAAGACCATTACACTGTATTTATATGTATGAAAACATTTCGGTATACGATTTACTGTAATGAAGATGTAATACATCCTgagattttaaatgttttcttctcaTGTTTTATATGCACTGGTGTGTTTAGAGAAAgttgtgcttgtgtgaatggagATATATAGGTGTGCATGTTTTGTGAGAGACACACAAGGCGAGAGAGAGGAGTTAACTTTCTTGTATTCCCTCTGTGTTCCCCTTCAGGTAAGAAAATCCCCGATGTTATATAAGATTTCGTCATTACTTTCATTAAGCAGTCTCTGCTTTCACTGTAATGCTAGtgccatacacacacaaacactggtaGTCTATAAGGTACCAACAGGATGCCAGTCTCTGGTTCACATGGAGAAGTCTGCTATCTTATATTGCTAGATAGCTTCACCTGATactgggttgttgttgttttttttaccatgtaGGTATTTTTGGATTCTCCAGATCTAGCaaacaataatacaaaatattgtgtatgtataatgaaattaatttaaaataaatttcacttatcagcacaatttcaTGAATCCTCATGATAGTGCTCATCAAGTGAATGAGGCTAAAGTGAACAGAAACCAATTCACTGCCAGTAAAAAGGAGAAGACACTTAACAGGGTGAAAAGGTGAACAGCAAAAACAGtgatacaaacacacactgacaccaCAATCATGTGAGTAATTAAAAATTTCTGCTTTTGCAGATTTTATGATGTTAATGATTGTGTACCGAGTATTCCAGAATTGCTGAAACATAACATAATAGCAATGTGCACTGATTGTGACCTCTTGAAGTTTAAATagcagcacaggaccaccaACAGTTAACTGAGACGACAGTCTGGACGTGCTGACCAAAATCAAAGATTGTGAAAatattgcctggtctgatgagtctcactTTCTACTTTAGCATTTGGATGGTAGAGTCAAATTTTGTTAAACACCATGGAAGCACCCTGTTTGGCAtgaacagttcaggctgctggtggtggtgataTATTGGTGTGGgggatttttttcatttggctTTTAAGCGGCTTAGAACAAACTGAGAATTGTTGAAATGCCAGCTTGTACCTGAATATTGTTGCTGGCAATGTCCATCTCTTTATGCCCAGAGTGTGCCCATGAAGCTGCTTAAAGCAGGATAATActccatgtcacaaagctcacatcgtctcaaactggtttcttgaacacgaTGAGCTCTCTGTACTGGCCTGCACAGtcatcagatctcaatccacTAGATCACCTTTGCGATGGGATGTaatgggagattcacatcatgggtGTTCATTCACCACATCTGTAGCACCTGTATGATGCCATCATCTGAATATGGACCAAAAACACTGAGGAACATTCCCAGGACCTCCCTGAATccatgccacaaagaattaaggcattCTGAAGGGTGTAAAAGCGtacaaagtggccagtgagt is from Oreochromis niloticus isolate F11D_XX linkage group LG20, O_niloticus_UMD_NMBU, whole genome shotgun sequence and encodes:
- the kcna10a gene encoding potassium voltage-gated channel subfamily A member 10 — translated: MEVALVDFESLDDLAGNLGDEVDTYADETTALTVDMPPEHSSPTSNYHLRATDLTPTPSHCSPIPQYIWESTSSSPIPQTLTVPQSPTMPTPTRKGRSSCASMISNFKLLLSSEGSKESEMIFNRLAKECCEDLFVDKRGLDDGDQKVIINIAGLRFETQLKTLDQFPETLLGDPLKRMEYFDPMRNEYFFDRNRPSFDGILYYYQSGGKVRRPANVPLDVFADEILFYELGNEAMEQFREDEGFLKDVEIPLPSNDVYRQFWLLFEYPESSNAARGVALVSVLVIVISIIIFCMETLPEFRDETDPVVPTAVQPFNQSRGSVSPPGVKPTTFSDPFFIIETACIGWFFFELCVRFVVCPSKREFFHNLMNIIDIISIIPYFVTVITELATTPTESSGQNMSLAILRIIRLVRVFRIFKLSRHSKGLQILGQTLKASMRELGLLIFFLFIGVILFSSAIYFAEVDEPNTVFVSIPDGFWWAVVTMTTVGYGDMCPITVGGKMVGTLCAIAGVLTIALPVPVIVSNFNYFYHREAEAEDKLPLADAVEKAIKDTTQGSNTSLNKANGIWQSDKGN